Genomic segment of Trichoderma breve strain T069 chromosome 7 map unlocalized scaffold00007, whole genome shotgun sequence:
CACTCATGTGAGttcatttcatttccatctcccctCTTCATTCCTCACTCTTCACCAAAACTCATACGTCTATATGAGCTGTGTGTTGTGTGTAAACGAACTGTTTCAagcaagggaagaaggaaagaagggCTCTGCAATCCATGTATATCCTGCTCATCTCACTCACTTCTTCACACGAAATTCACCCTCAGCATCTTATTCTCCTACTAACCCGCCACAGACTCACGCTCCTTACGAGAGCCCACCAAATGACACCTACCTCTGCCACCGCACAGCCCAAGCATGGgaaatctccaagctccTCCGCGCCGCCTCCCTCTCAGGccgcctcgtcgtcgctctCGGCGACTTCAACATGACGCCAAGATCGCTTTGCcatcgcatcatcaccgcccgCAGTCCCCTCCGCGATACCTGGCGTGTTCTTCACCCCGACAGCTCTCTCGGCACCGCTGACGATCCCGTAGAGAAGGCTAGGGGACTTCCTGTACCCACTGCCGGCTTCAATCTCAAATTCAACGGGTCGACAAGCGACGGCCTCTACAACACCTGGCGCTGGTCCAAGAGCGCCCAGAAGAAATTAAAGACTGACCCTTGCCCCGTCGACCCAGACAGTCCAGATCCTCGCGGCAAACGCCTCGACTACGTCTTCGCCTCCACCGGCCCCTTCCAACCAGACGTTGCCAATCCCCAACAACCTCGAGGCTGGGTCGTCCATTCTGCATCAGTCGAAATGACCCAGCGTCACCCCGAACTCAACGTCTCCCTATCCGACCATTTCGCAGCCCTAGCCACCCTCAAACTCCACGAAATCTCGCCTTCTTCCCCCATCCCCGAGTTAGACGCCCAGCTCCTCCCCCCAGCAGAATCCAACGACCCAGAAAGCGCCAGCCTAACCCTCTCCGACTACGATGAAATCCTCGCCATGACCCAAGAATACATGGCCCGCGAAGTCCGCCAGCGCTACTGGCGCGGCATCCACTTCTACGCCTCCGTCCTCGTCTGGATAGGCTGCCTCGTCGCCGTGTGGTTCAGCCCCCGCAACTTCGtcgccttcatcctcatGCTCGTCGCGAGCTTGGGCCTCGCCACGGGAGTCGTGGACGGCCTTCTTGCCCTGCTATTCTTTTGGTCGGAGATTAGGGCCCTTAGGGAGTTTGAGTGGGAGATTCGTACGGCTAGGTCGCTTGCTTCGTCAGACGATACGGCTCAaacgccagcagcaaaggCTGGCTAACGGTGATTTCTGCTACACATCGGTATATTTCATGAACCATTTCCATGAATTAAATCGATAGCAGATAGTTGAAAAACTGGGCATCTATTACTCAAATAAATGATTGTAGTAGAAAATAAACGGCATTACTTACATCCAGTTTTGGTCCTCAAACTCTATGCAGTTGCTGGGGCGTTGGATAGCCACCTTCGTGCTGAATATTGGCTTCCTTTATACAGCCTTCTCGAATGATAAAATAGCAAGCAAAATCATATAATCAATACCAGTTAATCATGCTGAATCCATTAATTCTGCTATGCAATTGTCCTATGTTTGTTTTATTCGCTGATCAAAACATCCCCTATCCACCCCGCCAAGTTCCGTTAGAGGATAGGAGCTTTAACTCATCAATCTGTCCTTCAATATGCCTTCTTCCTCACGCTATGCCATTCGTAACCCATAAAGGCGCTCTGCTTTCTTACCTCCATGGCAGTACCCTTCATGTTATCGTCTCGTAGAATAATGTCTCGTGGTCGCTTGGGTACTCTCCGCCCGTACTCCCTCATGAACCTTTTCAAAAGCTCCTTCTCTTCGTCCAGAAACGTACTCACCGAGTCAATCTCCAAGTCCCTGCTGCGGAGAGCCCCTGAATCATATGGGGCGTGAATCATCCGAATCGCCACGTTCTGTATGCTCGGTCTAAACTCTCGCAAAATAAACCGaacttcttcatctgttAGCCCAGGCTTTTCAGCCACCGACTCGATTCGATCATCAAGAGGTTCTGATTCATCAAAATAGTGAGTGTCTTCAAGGCTGTCAATATGAGGGACGAAGGGTGGCGCTGTGTTTTGAAGGGTATCCCACGGCACGCTTTTGAAGAACCGATGCgccttgatatcctcggcatcgtcggGGAAAATGTATCTACCATACATGCCGGTTGTTGCCGCTACTCCTGGTTGATGCTGATCAAGCATCTGGTATCGTTTGGAGCAGAGTCGTACTTCTTTGTCCTGAATCAGGCGGTAGATTAAGTCTTTGCATCTATCGCTGACGAGGGGTCTCATGGGAAAGCGAAATTTTTCTCTATGAGCCTTTGATAGCATTAGCACCTATATGAAAATAGTCATAGACACACTTACCAAGATATTTTGCTTTGTAGGCTTTCTGCCTTCGTCTGAAAGAAAAGGCGTGTGGCCATAGAGACACTCGTACAGAATGATGCCGATGCTCTACTAGTCACATCTACCGTCGTAGTAGGTCTGGAAGTTTTGTGCTTGAATCACCTCGGGGGCCATGTATTGACTTGTGCCCACGACAGAGTTGGCTCTCGTACGATTGCTCCGCGTGTTCCTCCACCCCAGGATAGCAGCGAGATCGGGATCACTTCCTAGGTTCCGCTCGTCATGCCGCCCGAATTCAGCGGCCAGGGCTTGAGCTTTCTCGACCTGCGACTGAACGCTTTTGCAACCTTCCTGGTCTTTTTCATCGCCTTGAGCATCAAGGTTGAGTTTCCGAAGCAGTGCGTATCGATGGTAATTGTAATATGACGCGTCATGAGGCCACTTTCCATCAAACGCAAGCCCAAAATCGGAGATTTTAAGATGCCCCGAGCTAGAGATGAGAAAGTTGTCAGGCTTGATATCACGATGGATAAACCCAAGGCGATGGGTCTCTTCAACGGCCAGAATCATTTCAGCAATGTAGAAACATGCTACAGCCTCGTGCAGTAT
This window contains:
- a CDS encoding endonuclease/Exonuclease/phosphatase family domain-containing protein, with the translated sequence MDEPSSASQATSQPVTQIRLLTLNCWGLLFISDLRTPRLAEIGRQLALLDPPPDIVCLQECWTRDDYLAICRATADILPYGKFYNSGAFGGGLALLSRWPVESSSMFRYPLNGRPTAFWRGDWYVGKGVACASVRFGPGKNDVVEVFNTHTHAPYESPPNDTYLCHRTAQAWEISKLLRAASLSGRLVVALGDFNMTPRSLCHRIITARSPLRDTWRVLHPDSSLGTADDPVEKARGLPVPTAGFNLKFNGSTSDGLYNTWRWSKSAQKKLKTDPCPVDPDSPDPRGKRLDYVFASTGPFQPDVANPQQPRGWVVHSASVEMTQRHPELNVSLSDHFAALATLKLHEISPSSPIPELDAQLLPPAESNDPESASLTLSDYDEILAMTQEYMAREVRQRYWRGIHFYASVLVWIGCLVAVWFSPRNFVAFILMLVASLGLATGVVDGLLALLFFWSEIRALREFEWEIRTARSLASSDDTAQTPAAKAG